The segment GCCGGCCTGGGGCGTGCAGCAGGTCTGCGGTTCGGGGCTGCGCGCGGTGGCGCTGGGCTTCCAGTCGATCCGCAACGGCGACGCCGACATCATCGTCGCGGGCGGCCAGGAATCGATGTCGATGAGCACGCACGCGCAGTCGCTGCGCCCGGGCACCAAGATGGGCGACCTGAGCCTGGTCGACACGATGATCAAGGATGGCCTGACCGACGTGTTCAACGGCTATCACATGGGCATCACCGCCGAGAATCTCGCCGAGCAATATCAGGTGACCCGCGGCGAGCAGGACGACTTCGCGGTGCGCTCGCAGAACCTCGCCGAGAAGGCGCGCGCCGATGGTCGCTTCAAGGACGAGATCGCGCCGGTGACGGTGAAGACCCGCAAGGGCGAGACGATCGTCGCCGACGACGAATATATCCGCGCCGGCGCGACGGTGGACAGCGTCGCCGGCCTGCGTCCCGCGTTCAAGAAGGACGGCACGGTCACCGCCGCCAACGCCTCGGGCCTCAACGACGGCGCCGCCGCGCTGGTGCTGATGAGCCGCGAGGAAGCCGAGAAGCGCGGCGCGCCGATCCTCGCCACCATCCGCAGCTGGGCGAGCACCGGCGTCGACCCGTCGGTGATGGGCATCGGCCCGGTCACGGCAAGCCGCAAGGCGCTGGAAAAGGCCGGCTGGACGATCAAGGACCTCGACCTGATCGAGGCGAACGAAGCCTTCGCCGCGCAGGCGCTGTCGGTCGGCAAGGAACTGGGCTGGGATGCCGACAAGGTGAACGTCAATGGCGGCGCGATCGCCATCGGCCACCCGATCGGCGCCTCGGGCGCGCGCATCCTGACCACGCTGGTGCACGAAATGGGCAAGCGCGACGCCAAGAAGGGCCTCGCGACGCTCTGCATCGGCGGCGGCATGGGCATCGCCATGTGCATCGAACGCGATTGATCGTTCGCAGTTGCGGCAGACTTAGGGAGCCGGGGTGCAAAACCCCGGCTCTTTTTGCATGCGCACACGATTTCATCAGCAATTGTATGAAATTAAATTGCGCCAATATGCGATATATCAGCAACATTTTGTAGCAAGCTGTTGCAGTGCTGCAACAGCGCGTCACAAAGATGTAAACTTCGTTACCAAACCTCTTGTAAGAATCGTGCGTTAGCGGATCAAAGCTTCGTCAGGCATCCCGCCTGTGAGGGGCAACTCATGACATTTTCCAAGCTACTGGGCGCAACCGCGCTGGTGAGCAGCGCGATGCTGATCCCGGCCATGGCGCTGGCGCAGACGACGCCGCAGGACGAAAGCGGCGCAGCAACCACCGGCGAAGACACGTCGATCGTCGTCACCGGTTCGCGCCTCCGCACGGCCAACCAGGATTCGCCGGTTCCGATCACCACCGTCACTGCCGAGCAGATCGCCAATAGCGGTCGTATCTCGGTGGGCGACGTGCTGAACACGATGCCGCAGCTGCGCACCACGGTGGGCTCGCAGAACTCCACCTCGGGCCTGGGTCGTCGCGGGCAGAACTTCCTCGACCTTCGCGGTCTCGGCATCTCGCGCACGCTGACGCTGATCAACGGCCGCCGCCAGGTCACCAGCGACATCATCAACAACGGCAACGCCGTCGACGTGAACTCGATTCCGCTCGACCTGATCGACCGTATCGACATCGTCACCGGCGGCAAGTCGGCGGTGTACGGGTCGGACGCGATCTCGGGCGTCGTCAACTTCATCCTCAAGGATCACTTCAACGGCCTGCAGCTCAACGCCCGCGCCGGCGTGAGCAAGTTCGGCGATGCAGGCAACCAGACCGTGTCGCTGCTCGCCGGCAAGAATTTCGCTGACGGCCGCGGAAACGTCGTCGTCTCAGCGGAATATTCGCACCAGTCGGATTATTACGCTTCGGACCGCCCGTCGCTGCGTCGCAATGACGCCTTCGTCGTGGTCGACACCGACACCGGCGCTTCTTCGGACGACGTGCCGGATCGCATCTTTTATCGCGATCTGCGCAGCACCACCATCTCGCTCGGCGGCCAGCTGGGCTTCCGCTACGGCAACAACAGCAGCCGTCCGTGCGGTACCGATGCCGTCGGCAACGCCTTCACCTGCGCCTATCTGTTCCAGCCCGGCGGCGCGCTGACCCCGCAGACCGGCTTGCGCGTCGGCCTCGGCCCGAACGGCAGCTTCGTCGGCGGCAACGGCTCGACCAGCCGCGAAGGCAAGCTGGTGGTGCTGTCGCCGAACGTGAAGCGCTATGCGTTCAACGCGCTTGGCCATTTCGAGATTTCGAGCGCGTTCGTGCCGTTCTTCGAGGCCAAATATGTGCGCACCGAAGCCTTCGGCTCGCAGAGCGGTCCGTTTTTCTCGCAGGGCCAGACGCTCAGCGACCAGATCACCGGCACGGGCCTCACGGACCTGTCCTATTTCACCAACGGTCGCGTGAACCGTGAGGGCATCCGCCTCGACAACCCGTATCTCAACGACGCCGCGCGTGGCACGATCTCGCAGCAGCTGCAGGCGGCGATTGCATCGGGCGTCAACCCGAACACCGGCGCGGCCATCACCGCCGCGCAGCAGGCTGCGTCGCTCGCGCAGGTTGCGGCGGGCACCTACCGCTTCTCGCTGCGTCGCAACTGGGTCGATCTCGGTACGCGCGACGAGAACATCAAGCGCGAGGTGTACCGCTTCGTCGGCGGCGTTCGCGGCGACATCGCCAGCAGCTGGCACTATGAAGTGTCGGCCGAATACAGCGAGCATCGCGAAACCAACGTGATCAGCGGCAATATCAATCGCCAGCGCTTCCTGCTCGCGAACGACACGACGCGCGACGCCAATGGCAACATCGTCTGCCGTTCGCAGATCAACCCGGCCTATGCCGGCACCGATCGCGGCGGCACGCCGTCGATCCTCGCGGCAGACGTCGCGGCCTGCGTGCCGCTCAATCCGTTCGGCGAAGGCTCGGTCAGCACCGCCGCGCGCAACTATCTGCTGATGAACACCACCGCCACCGGCAGCGCGACGCAATTCGTGGCCAACGGCTTCATCGCGGGCAACCTGTTCGAACTGCCGGGCGGCCCGGTCAGCGTCGCGGTGGGCGGCGAATATCGTCGCGAGACGCTGCGCTACGACCTCGATCCGCTGACCCAGGCTGGCTACGCGTTCTACAACGCGATTCCGACCTTCCGTTCGCCGGCATTCGAAGTGAAGGAAGCGTTCGGCGAGCTTTCGGTCCCGATCCTCAAGGACGTGCCGTTCTTCCAGGAACTGACCGCCAGCGGCTCGGGTCGCGTCGCGAACTATCGCGGTTCGACCGGCACGGTGTTCGCCTATAGCGGCGATGCGATCTGGCGCCCGGTGCGCGATTTCGGCTTTCGTGGCAGCTATTCGCGCGCGGTGCGTGCACCCTATGTGGGCGATCTCTACGCCGTCGCAGGGCAGAACTTCACCCCGGCACCGTCGGATCCCTGCTCGCTGCGCAACATCGGCACGGGTTCCGCCAATCGCAAGGCGAACTGTGCTGCCGCCGGCATCCCGACCACCTATGACTATGTCTACACCGCGTCGCTGCAGATCCTCAGCGGGGGCAACCCGAACCTGAAGGAAGAAAGCTCGCGTTCGTGGACGCTGGGCGGCATCTTCGAGCCGCACTGGGTGCCGGGCCTGTCGATCTCGGGCGACTATTACGACATCACGGTCAAGAACGTGATCACCTCGCCGTCGGTGCAGTCCGCACTGAACGCCTGCTACGACGCGCCGTCGCTGAGCAACCAGTTCTGCGGTCTCTTCCAGCGTGCGGGTGCCAATGGTGGTCCGAACGGCGAGCAGCCGTTCCGCATCATCGAGGGTTCGTATCAGGACGCGCCGCAGAACTATGCACGCTACAAGGCCCGCGGCCTCGATGCGAACGTCACCTACACGCACCGCTTCGACTGGGCGCTGGTGCGGGTGAAGGGCGAGTGGACCCATGTGATCCAGCGCGACAACTTCACCGATCCGTCGCGTCCGAACTTCAAGAACGTCATCACCGGCGAGCTGAACGATCCGCAGGACCGCTTCACCGTCGATACCGACCTGACGTTCGGCAAGTTCTCGATCGGCCATACGCTGCGCTATATCAGCGGCATGTACCTGAACACCTTCGAAGACTATAACAGCGTCAACGGCGAGCCGCCGCAGAACGTGGATTATGCGACGATCCGCATGTATCCGTCGGTCGTCTACAACGACGTCCGCTTCGGCCTCGAAGTGAACAAGAGCTTCAACTTCTACGGCGGCGTCAACAATGTCGCGAACAAGAATCCGCCCTACGGCCTGACGGGCGTGGGCACCGGTTCGGGCGTCTATGACAACCGTGGCCGCTTCTTCTACGTCGGCTTCCGCGCCAACTTCTGATCGCGGAAACCCGCTTATCGAGGCCGGAAGGAGCGATCCTTCCGGCCTTTTTTTTGGTCTGCCTGCCGGGATAGAAGCACCGTATGCACCGCAACCCCGTCGACCATGCCCTGTCCCTCGCCAACGCCGGCAAGACCGCGCAGGCCTGCGCGCTCCTCGCCGATGCGGGGACGCAAGGCAGCGCCGAGGCCTGGATGCAGCTGGCGGTCTGGTATCTGATCGGCGCCCCGGTCGCGCGTGACCTGGATCAGGCGCGAGCATGTCTCGCCAGGGCCGTCGCGATCGGCCATGTCGACGGCGCGCTCATGGAGATCGCGCTGATCGCCAACGGCAACGGCGGCCGGGATACGCCCGATTGGCCGCGCGCGCTACAGGCGCTGGACGTAGCGGCGCGGGAGGATCCGGTGGCGACCACACAGCGTGCCCTGCTCGCCAAAATGAACATACGCGCGGATGGCAGCCCGCAGGCCGCACCCATCGGGCAGGTCCTGCACGAAGCGACCCGGTTGCGCCGCTTTCCCCGGTTGCTGACACCGGAGGAATGCGCACATCTCGCCGCCACCGCGCAACCGCTGCTCGAGCCGTCCTTCGTGCTCGATCCGGGCAGCGGGCGGCCCATGCCGCATCCGATCCGCACGTCCGATGGCGGCGCGATCGGTCCCACGCGCGAGGATCTGGCGGTCCGCGCGATCAATCTCCGCATTGCCGCCGCGACAGGCACCGACGTGCGCAACGGCGAGCCGCTGACGGTGCTGCGCTATGCGCCCGGTCAGCAATATCGCCGCCACCTCGATACCATTGCCGGCGCGGCTAACCAGCGCGTGGCGACGCTGATCATCTATCTCAACCAGGGCTTTGCCGGGGGCGAGACGTGCTTCCCGGCGATCGGAGTCACCGTCCAGCCGCGTGCGGGCGATGCGATCCTGTTCGATACGCTGCTGCCCGACGGATCCCCCGACCCGCGGCTCGTGCACAGCGGGGAGCCGATCCGCGCCGGCGCCAAATGGATCGCGACTCGCTGGATCCGGCAGGCGCCTGTCGATCCCTGGACGATCGCGTCGGGCTGATCAGGCCCAGATGCGATCGAACCGCGCGCCGAGCCCGGTGAGCAGCTCGTACTGCGACAGCCCACTCAGCGCCGCGGTTTCCGGCAGGGCATAGTCCATCGCCACCCAGTCGCCCTCGGCCAGGTCGGGGGCGGCATCGACGCAAATCGCCGTCAGGTCCATCGACACCCGCCCGACCACCGGCAGCACCGCGTCCCCTGCGCGCGCGCCACCCTTGTTGGAAAAGCAGCGCAGATAGCCGTCGGCATAGCCCAGGTTGAGGATGGCCACTTCCATATCGTGCGGCGCGGTATAGGTGGCGTTGTAGCCGATCGTCTCGCCGGCGCAGACCCGCCGCCGCTGGAGGATCTGCGCCTCGGGCGTGACGACCTGTCGGATGTCGCCATGCGCCGCGCGCTGGCGTCCGCCATAGAGCGCGATGCCGGGGCGGGTCAGATCGAAATGATAGTCCGGCCCCAAGGCGATGCCCGCGCTGTTGGCCAGGCTCATGCGGCGTGCCGCGGTGCGGCCGGCGAGCGCGGCGAAGCTGTCGCGCTGGCGCGCGTTGAGCGGCACGTCCTCGTCGGCGGAGACGAGGTGGCTCATCAGCGTGTCGATCACGAGACCGTCGAGCAGCCCGTCCGCCACCGCCTGCGGCGCCACGCCGAGCCGGTTCATACCGGTATCGACCATCACGTCGCACGGTCCGCCGCCCGCATCGCGCCAGCGCCGGACCTGCTCGGCGCTCGACAGCACCGGCCGCGCATGGGCCGGGCGATCCGCCAAATCCTCGGCGCGCACGCCGTGGAGCACCGAGACGGATAGACCGAGGTCGGCGATGTCCCGCGCCTCGGCCCAGGTAGCGACGAAGACGTCGCGGCACCCCGCCGCCGCCAACCGCTCCACCACGCCGCGCGCGCCCAGCCCATAGCCGTTCGCCTTCACCGCCGCGCCGCACGCCGCCGCACCGCTCAGCCGCGACAGCAGCGTCCAATTGGCGGTGAGGGCGGCGGAATCGAGGCGGAGGCGGAGGGGGGAGTCGGTCATCCCCCGTCGGTTAGCGCCGCGCCGCGCGAAGCGCCACCGTCTCGCGCAGGCCGAACGCGGTCACCACCAGCGCCATCGCCACCACCGCGAAGGTATACCACAGCCCGGCATAGGGGTTGCCCGTGCGCGCGACGATATAGTGGCTGATGAACGGCAGGAAGCCGCCGAAATAGCCGGTGCCGATATGATAGGGGATCGACATCGACGAATAGCGGATCCGCGTCGGGAACATCTCGCTGAGCAGCGCGGCGACCGGGCCATAGGTGGCCCCGCACAGCGCCATCAGCACCGTCATCGCCACCAGGATCATGGCGATGTCGATCGGCTCGGGGACGATCCGATCGAAGCGATAGCCGGCTTCCTTGAGCGCGGCTTCCACCATCCTGGGGTCGTTCTTCTCGACGACCTGGCCGCCGATGGTGACAACCACGGTGGGCGCCTCGGCGGTCTTGTAGATCACGCCCAGTCGCGAAAGGTGATCGAGCATCCGCCAGCACTCGTCGGTCTGGGTGGTGGCGAAGGGATCATAGGCGCAGTGCGGCCCGGCGACGATCACCGGCTCGCGCCGCGCCACCTTGGCGAGGCCGGGGTTGGCCGCGCTGCCGATCACGTAGAAGCAGGGGAAGAGCAGCACCAGGGTAAGCGCATAGCCGATCACGATCGGCGGCTTGCGACCGACCCGGTCCGAGAGCTTGCCGAAAAAGACAAAGAAGCCGACGCCGATCACCGCGCCTGCGCCGGTGATCAGCTGCGCCGCGGTCTGGTCGAGCCGCATGGGGCCGGACAGGAAGGCGAGCACCGAGAACATCGCGGTATACCACACCACGGTGAGCCCGCCGGCGATCCCGAACAAGGCGACGAGCAGCCGCTTCTTGTTGCCCGGATAGGTGAAGCTCTCGACGAAGGGATTGCGCGCGGTCTCGCCCGCCGCCTTCATCGCCTTGAACACCGGGCTTTCGGAAAGGCGCAGCCGCATCCACACCGAGATGGCGAGCAGCACCAGCGAGAAGAGAAACGGCAGCCGCCAGCCCCAGCTTTCCCACACGTCCGCCGCGGCGAACCGGAACAGCAGCACCACCGCGAGGCTGAGGATGAAGCCGCCCACCACGCTCGCCTGGATGAAGCTGGTGTGGAAGCCGGCGCGCCCCTCGGGCGAATGCTCGGCGACGAAGATCGCCGCACCGCCATATTCGCCGCCCAGCGCCAGCCCCTGCGCCACGCGCAGCACCAGGATGAGGATCGGTGCGGTCGCCCCGATGGCACGATAGCCCGGGATGAGGCCGATCGCGGCGGTGGCCAGCCCCATCACCGTGATGGTGACGAGGAAGGTATATTTGCGCCCCATCTTGTCGCCGAGATAGCCGAACACCACCGCGCCGAGCGGGCGGAAGCCGAAGCCGATCGCGAAGGTCGCCCACGAGAGCAGGGTCGCCAGATTCTCGTTTTCCGAGGGGAAGAAGGTGCGGCCGAGGACCCCGGTGGCGGTCAGCGTGCCCCAGATGAAGAAATCATACCATTCGAACACGGTGCCCAGCGACGATGCGCCGATCACCATCCGCATTTCGCGCGCGCTGGGCGCGCAAGGCTTCTCCGTCATCCCGTCCCCCCCGTGCACCACCGCTTCTACAGAAATTGGCGCGGTCGTCGAGCGGACGCGCGTGCGATCAGGCGCGGCGGCCCAGCGTCTTGAACATCAGCGTGATCCGCGCGGTCTCGGGGGCGACCGCGTAGATCGGCCGCGCGGCGTGCGGGATGGTGCCGGGGAAGATCACCAGCCGGTCGGGCTTGGGGACCACGGCCTTCACCACGTCGCTGCCGCTGCGGTTGAAGAACAGCGTCTCCCCGCCCTGGTCGGCGTTCCACGCGCCTTGAGGGTAATAGATCGCGGTGAGGTGGTCCTTGCAGTCGGAGTCTAGGTGCACGCCGCCGCCGACGCCCGCCGGCATCCGGTTGGCATAGCAGCGCGACAGGCGCTGGGCACGGAGCGGCTTGAGCAGCAGCGCCTGCCATATCTCGGCGATCAGCGGCGCGCGCGCCGCCAGTTCGAGCGCGATCGCGTTGGGATCGCGATCCTCCTGCGCGCTTTTCTGATAGCCGGCGAAATGCTTGTAGTAATAGCGGGGCGCATCGGCCGCACCCGAGGAATAGGCGCCGTGGCTCCAGCCGGGCTGGTCGAGATAATCCCAGACGCATCTGCGCCGTTCGTCGCCGAGGAAATTGTCGAGTACGCGAATGTCGGTCAACGGCCGGTCCTTGCAACACGCCCGTCAGGGCGGTTGCTGCCTATAGGATCAGGGTTAACAGCGGGTTAGGCACCGCTCACAGGACCAGATTGGTCTTGAGGAAGTCGACGAAGGAGCGCACCCGCAGCGCCAGCCGTTCATGGCCGACGAACAGCGCATGGATGTCCTCGCCGTCGCCGGGATTGAACGCCGCCAGCAGCTCGACCAGCCGCCCGGCAGCGAGGTCGGCGGCGACATGGAAGCGCCCCATCCGCGCAATGCCGCCGCCCGCCAGCGCCATCAGCCGCACCGCCTCGCCCGAATTGGCAAGGAAGGGCCCGTCCATCGTCCGCTGGACCACGGCGCCGTCGATGCGGAACGGCCAGCTGTCGATCGAGCGGCGGAAGTTGAAGCGCAGGCAGGTATGGCGCTCCAGGTCGTGCGGATTCCGGGGCGTGCCGCAGCGCGCGAGATAGTCGGGGCTGGCGACCACCACCATCGTGCTGCGCCCGAGCTTCGCCGCCTTGATGCCGGTATCGCGCAGGGGCCCCACGCGGATCGCGACATCGGCCCGCTCCTCGACCAGCTCGACCAGCGCGTCGGACAAGGTGAGATCTACCGTCACTCCCGGATGCGCCTGCAGATAGGCGGGCAGGATCGGGATCAGAAACTGCATGCCCAGCGGCACCGAGGCATTGACCCGCAAGGGCCCGCGCGGGACCCGGTCGCGCTCGAAGCTATGCTCGATCGCATCGATCTCGGCCATCAGCCCGGCGACGCGGGCATGATAGGCCTGCCCCTCCGGCGTCAGTGCCAGCGCGCGGGTGGTGCGGGTGGCAAGCTGGACACCGAGCCGCGCTTCCAGCCGCGCCATGCCGCGGCTGACCGCGGAGGGGGTGATGCGGAGCGCCTTGGCAGCACCGGCAAGGCTGCCCTCGGCCGCTACTGCCAGGAACATCTCCATTTCGCCGAGCCGGTTGTCCATCCGTGATTCCGATGCACTTCTGTGATGCTGCCCGGCAATCTAATCAGCAATGGCGCGCGCGCCTATCTCCGGTTTCGAATTTGAAAGGAGTCACTCGCATGGACCTGCACCTTACCGGCAAGACCGCCCTCGTCACCGGCTCCACCGCCGGCATCGGCCTCGCCATCGCCGAACGGCTCGCCCAGGAAGGCGTGGCGGTGACGATCACAGGCCGCAGCCAAGCCAAGCTCGACGAAGCTACCGCGCGCATCGCCAAGCTCGGCACTGTCAATCCCGTCCTCGCCGACCCGGCAACCGCCGAGGGCGCAGCGACGCTGATCGCGGCGGTTCCGAACACCGACATCCTCGTCAACAATCTCGGCATCTACGAGGCCAAGCCCTTCACCGAGATCAGCGACGAAGACTGGCACCATCTGTTCGAGGTCAACGTGGTCAGCGGCGCGCGGCTTGCGCGGCATTATTTCCCGCGCATGCTGGCACGCGACTGGGGCCGGGTGCTGTTCATCGCGAGCGAGAGCGGGCTCGTCATCCCCAGCGAGATGATCCACTACGGCACCACCAAGACCGCGCAGCTGGCGATCGCGCGCGGCCTGGCCGAGCAGACCCGTGGTACCGGAGTGACGGTCAATTCGGTGCTGCCGGGACCGACGCGCTCGGAAGGGATCGTCGAGTTCATCCGATCGGTGGTCGATAACAAGGATGCGCCGGAAGCCGATCGCGAAGCCGAATTCTTCACCAAGCTGCGCCCGCTGTCGCTGATCCGCCGGCTGATCGAGGCCGAGGAGATCGCCGCGCAGGTGGCGCTGCTCGCCAGCCCGCTGGGCGCGATCACCAACGGCGCCGCGATCCGCGTAGAAGGCGGGATCGTGCCGACGATCGCGTGAGGTAGGGATAAGATCCTCCCCGGCACGGGGAGGGGGACCATGCGCAGCATGGTGGAGGGGGGTCGCCGCGGGCGAGTCCGGTGTGGAGCCCCCCCCTCCACCACCGCCTTCGGCGGCGGTCCCCCTCCCCGTGCCGGGGAGGATCTTTCGTTAGCCCCCCAGCCCTTCGAGCGCCTCGCTGGCTTCCATCCAGGTCAGCTCGGCCGTCTCGATCAGCGCGCTGACCTCCGCGCGGCGCTTCATCAGGTCGGTCATCGTCAGCTTGGTCAGCGCGGCATCGGCATTGGCCGGATCGAACATCGCCTTTTCCAGCGCCGAAAGCTGCGCCTGCAGCCGCGCAAGTTCGGTCTCGGCCGTCTTGGCTGCCTTGCGCAGCGCGGTGCCCTTTTCGCGTGCTTCGGCAGCGGCGCGGCGGGCTTCCTTGCGATCGGCCTTGGACGCGCCGCCCTTCCCGCCGCTCGAATCCTTCGAGAGCACGAAGCTGATATAATCGTCCAGCGTGCCGTCGAACTCGTTTGCCGTGCCCTGGTCGACCAGCACCAGCCGGTCCGCGGTCATTTCCAGCATGTGGCGATCGTGGCTGACCAGCACGACCGTGCCCGAATAGCCGTTGAGCGCCTGGATCAGCGCCTCGCGCGCGTCGACGTCCAAGTGGTTGGTCGGCTCGTCGAGGATCAGCAGGTGCGGCGCGTCGCGGGTGATCAGCGCAAGTGCCAGCCGCGCGCGTTCGCCACCCGAGAGCTTGCCGACCTTGGTCGTCGCCTTGTCGCCCGAAAAGCCGAAGCGGCCGAGCTGGCCGCGCACCGCACCGGGGCTCGCCCCGGCCATGTTGCGCGTCATGTGCTGCAGCGGCGTGTCGTCGCGGTCGAGCTCCTCCACCTGATACTGGGTGAAGTATCCCACCTTCATCTTGCCGCTGCTGTTGATCGCGCCGTCCATCGGCGTGAGCTGCGCGGCGAGCAGCCGGGCGAGCGTGGTCTTGCCGTTGCCGTTGCGGCCGAGCAGCGCGATCCGGTCGTCGGGATCGATGCGCAGGTTGAGCCGCTGGAGGATCGGCGTTTCGGCATAGCCGACGCTTGCCATGTCGAGCGTGATCAGCGGCGGGCGCAGCTCGTCCGGATTGGGGAAGTCGAAGCTGAGCGAGGGATCGTCGACCAGTTCGGCGATCGGCTGCATCCGGGCCAGTGCCTTTTGCCGGCTCTGCGCCTGCTTGGCGGTGGAGGCGCGCGCCGAGTTGCGCGCGATGTAATCCTGCAGCTTCTCGCGCTCGGCCTGCTGCTTGACGCGCGCGGCGGCAAGCTGGGCCTGGCGCTCGGCGCGCTGGCGCTCGAACGCGTCATAGCCGCCCGGATAGAGCGTCAGCTTGCCCCGTTCGAGATGCAGGATGTGATCAACGACATTGTTGAGGAAGTCGCGCTCGTGGCTGACCAGCACGATCGTCGCGGGATAGGATTTGAGGAAGTCTTCCAGCCACAGCACCGCTTCGAGATCGAGGTGGTTCGAGGGCTCGTCGAGCAGCAGCAGGTCGGGCTGCGAGAAGAGCAGGCTGGCCAGCGCCACGCGCATCCGCCAGCCGCCCGAGAAGCTCTCCAGCTCTCGATGCTGCATTTCCTCGTCAAAGCCGAGGCCGACCAGGATGCGTGCGGCGCGCGAGGGTGCGGCATGCGCATCGATCGCGATCAGCCGCTCGTGGATCTCGCCGATGCGATCGGGGTCGTGGCTGGTCTCGCTCTCCTCGAGCAGCGCGGCGCGTTCGATATCGGCGGCAAGCACCGTCTCGAACGGCGTCGCGGTGCCGCCGGGGGCCTCCTGCGCGATATAGCCGAGCTTGGCGCCGCGCGGCATGTCGACGCTGCCGCCATCGGGTTCGAGCTGGCTGGCGATCACCTTCACCAGCGTGGATTTGCCGGCGCCATTGCGGCCGATCAGGCCGATGCGGCCGCGCGGCGGCAGCTTGGCGGTGGCGGCGTCGATGATCGTGCGCCCGCCCAGGCGCACCGTGATGTCGGTCAGGTTCAGCATGATTGCGCCCCGCCTAGCCGATGCGCGACGAAAGGGCCAGCAGCCTGCGCGCATTCTTCCCCCGCGTGCCGTCGGCGACGTTAAGCGGCCCTAAGGACTCCTCCTGCTAGTCGCGGGAGCGACGATTCTTGCATCGCATGCTGCAAGGGCACGCTGCCCGCGCCGCTGCCGAAGCCCCACGGAGCAGCCCTTGTCCGCACTACCCGCGCTGGATCCGTCCCCCCGCCCCGGCCCCAGGACCGCGCCCCAAGGAGACGGCCATGTTCGCCGCGCCCATTCCTGATCCCGATCCCGAATCGGAATTGTCGCTGGTGGCGATCGAGGCCACGCTGCGCCAGGTCGCCGGCGATCTCGATTCGCGCTTCGTTACGGCAGGCGAGGCGCTGGCGCAGGCGCACGCGATCGTCGAGCGGCTGGTCGCGGCACTGGAGAGCATCACCCATGCGCTCGGTCGCGATGCCGCCGAAGCCGCCGTGCAGAACATGCGCGCCACCGCAGAGCGACTGGAGCGGCTGCCGGCCGTGCAGGCGACGCGGCAGGCCGGGCTGGAGCGGATCGCCGCCGGTGCGCGGCCGCTGGCGCATCACATCGCACAGGTGAAGCGCACGCTGGATTTCCTGCGGATTTGCGGGCTCAACATCAAGGTCGCGGCGGCGGGCCGCAACGGCTTTGCCGACTTTGCCGATACGATGAACGTCCGGCTGGACGTGGGCGAAATCGAGATCGGCGGGATCGGCACCGAGATCGAACGGCTGACCGCCAGCATCCCCGCGTTGATCGAAGTCGATCGCCAGCTGGCAGCCGAATGCGCCAAGGTGATCCCGCAGGTACCACGCAAGCTCGCCGAGGATGCGGAAGCGCTTCAGCGCCACCAGACGGCCGACGCCGCCCGCGCCGCGCGCGTCGCCATCGTGGCGCGCGAAATCCACGGCCAGGTGGCGACCGCGATCGGCGCGATGCAGATCGGCGACATCACCCGCCAGCGGCTGGAGCATATCGCCGCGGGCATCCGCGCGCTGATCGCGTATCGCGACCGCGCCGATCCCGCCGCCGCGATTCCGGTGGTCGGCCATATGGTCGCGTTGTTCGCGGCGCAGACCTCGGA is part of the Sphingomonas sp. genome and harbors:
- a CDS encoding MFS transporter, with the protein product MTEKPCAPSAREMRMVIGASSLGTVFEWYDFFIWGTLTATGVLGRTFFPSENENLATLLSWATFAIGFGFRPLGAVVFGYLGDKMGRKYTFLVTITVMGLATAAIGLIPGYRAIGATAPILILVLRVAQGLALGGEYGGAAIFVAEHSPEGRAGFHTSFIQASVVGGFILSLAVVLLFRFAAADVWESWGWRLPFLFSLVLLAISVWMRLRLSESPVFKAMKAAGETARNPFVESFTYPGNKKRLLVALFGIAGGLTVVWYTAMFSVLAFLSGPMRLDQTAAQLITGAGAVIGVGFFVFFGKLSDRVGRKPPIVIGYALTLVLLFPCFYVIGSAANPGLAKVARREPVIVAGPHCAYDPFATTQTDECWRMLDHLSRLGVIYKTAEAPTVVVTIGGQVVEKNDPRMVEAALKEAGYRFDRIVPEPIDIAMILVAMTVLMALCGATYGPVAALLSEMFPTRIRYSSMSIPYHIGTGYFGGFLPFISHYIVARTGNPYAGLWYTFAVVAMALVVTAFGLRETVALRAARR
- a CDS encoding 2OG-Fe(II) oxygenase, producing MTDIRVLDNFLGDERRRCVWDYLDQPGWSHGAYSSGAADAPRYYYKHFAGYQKSAQEDRDPNAIALELAARAPLIAEIWQALLLKPLRAQRLSRCYANRMPAGVGGGVHLDSDCKDHLTAIYYPQGAWNADQGGETLFFNRSGSDVVKAVVPKPDRLVIFPGTIPHAARPIYAVAPETARITLMFKTLGRRA
- a CDS encoding LysR family transcriptional regulator, whose product is MDNRLGEMEMFLAVAAEGSLAGAAKALRITPSAVSRGMARLEARLGVQLATRTTRALALTPEGQAYHARVAGLMAEIDAIEHSFERDRVPRGPLRVNASVPLGMQFLIPILPAYLQAHPGVTVDLTLSDALVELVEERADVAIRVGPLRDTGIKAAKLGRSTMVVVASPDYLARCGTPRNPHDLERHTCLRFNFRRSIDSWPFRIDGAVVQRTMDGPFLANSGEAVRLMALAGGGIARMGRFHVAADLAAGRLVELLAAFNPGDGEDIHALFVGHERLALRVRSFVDFLKTNLVL
- a CDS encoding SDR family oxidoreductase codes for the protein MDLHLTGKTALVTGSTAGIGLAIAERLAQEGVAVTITGRSQAKLDEATARIAKLGTVNPVLADPATAEGAATLIAAVPNTDILVNNLGIYEAKPFTEISDEDWHHLFEVNVVSGARLARHYFPRMLARDWGRVLFIASESGLVIPSEMIHYGTTKTAQLAIARGLAEQTRGTGVTVNSVLPGPTRSEGIVEFIRSVVDNKDAPEADREAEFFTKLRPLSLIRRLIEAEEIAAQVALLASPLGAITNGAAIRVEGGIVPTIA
- a CDS encoding ABC-F family ATP-binding cassette domain-containing protein yields the protein MLNLTDITVRLGGRTIIDAATAKLPPRGRIGLIGRNGAGKSTLVKVIASQLEPDGGSVDMPRGAKLGYIAQEAPGGTATPFETVLAADIERAALLEESETSHDPDRIGEIHERLIAIDAHAAPSRAARILVGLGFDEEMQHRELESFSGGWRMRVALASLLFSQPDLLLLDEPSNHLDLEAVLWLEDFLKSYPATIVLVSHERDFLNNVVDHILHLERGKLTLYPGGYDAFERQRAERQAQLAAARVKQQAEREKLQDYIARNSARASTAKQAQSRQKALARMQPIAELVDDPSLSFDFPNPDELRPPLITLDMASVGYAETPILQRLNLRIDPDDRIALLGRNGNGKTTLARLLAAQLTPMDGAINSSGKMKVGYFTQYQVEELDRDDTPLQHMTRNMAGASPGAVRGQLGRFGFSGDKATTKVGKLSGGERARLALALITRDAPHLLILDEPTNHLDVDAREALIQALNGYSGTVVLVSHDRHMLEMTADRLVLVDQGTANEFDGTLDDYISFVLSKDSSGGKGGASKADRKEARRAAAEAREKGTALRKAAKTAETELARLQAQLSALEKAMFDPANADAALTKLTMTDLMKRRAEVSALIETAELTWMEASEALEGLGG